In Desulfosudis oleivorans Hxd3, the DNA window TGTTAAAGGCCTTGGCGCCGGTGACAACCCCGTCGTTGGGATCGTAATCGTCATACACAAATGCCTTCATGCTGGCTTCAAAGTCGCTGAGATCCCCCACCAGCACAGGCCCCACCAGGTAATCAACCAGCACGCCGAGAAAGGCGTTCATGCCGTCGGGGCCCTGGTCCAGCACGCCCTTGCCCACCGGTGATCCGCGATGGGGGGAGGAGATTGACACCATCACCTTGACCACCTGCCGGCCCTTTCGGTCGTAAAGCAGCTTGGCCGCCTTTCTGGCGTCCATGCCGCCCTGGGAGTGGCCCACGATATTCACGCAGTCCGCGTTTACGGTGGCCATGTAGCTCTCTATGGCATCGGCCAACTCCAGACCCCTTAGTTCAGAGGACTGAAACGGATTGACCGACGCGGCAAAGGCCTGCTGGTTTTTATCAATTTCGCTGTTGCAGGAGGTCTCCAGAAAACCGTCGCAGGGATCGCCGACAAATACACCGTAATCATTGCCGAAATAATCGATGCCCACCAGTTCATCAAACCCCAGCATGCCGTGGGCAAATACCACCGGATAGGTGGTTTTATCGGCCCGGGCAAACACGGCCCCCGGCAGAGCCGCAATCAGACAACTTACCAGAACAAAAGCAAAAAATCGTTTTACCATCTTGATCTCCTCCTTTTTTTCGATAAAAAAGTTGTTGGCAGACGGAAAAAATCTGTTCCGTGGCCCCACTATAGCCCTGGCAAAAAGGCGGGGTCTGGCCAATCAGGCCGCCTGTCTGAAGATGACCATCTTTTTTTTGCGGTTTTGTGCCCCATGGGAAAAAGGTGCGGACAGCACCCGGGTGTGAGAAAAAAACAAAATAAACCCGGACTTTTGTTTTGCAGCAGGCTTGCGGGACACCGGCAGGGGGTACTGCAAAAGAGAAGACATTTGCGGCAGGGTCTGGTTTTGACCATCTTTTTCTACGGTTTTTTCTCGAATTTTTATCTTTTTTCATGTTTTTTCTGCGGCTCCTTTTTCCCGTCTCTGTTTGCAGGCAGAAAAACCACAACCGGGTTGCGCTGGGGCTGAAACTTAAATCAGGCCATAAAATCCCCGGGTTAGTCATCTTTTTTGTTTACAAAACCTGTGGGACATGAGAAGAGAAAAACAGATCGCACGCAGAACGGACAGGTGCTTTTCATGACGGGTCGGATAAAATTATTTTCAAACATTAAAAACAGTTATTTTCTTTCTGCTTCTGTTTTTCTCCTGCTTTTCGCTCTCGGAATCTTTATGTTTTTTCCGCTTTTTCGAATCGGAACACCCGGCCGTTCTATCCCTTTGGCCGGCCAGTGGAAAATATCTCTTAACGATTCGACTGCGTTTTCCTTTGCTGAATATGACGACACCGACTGGGGTACCATTGACCTGCCCGGAAAAGTCGTTCCTTATTCTATAGAGCAAAACAGGGGCATACGCGGCACATGCTGGCTGCGAAAAACATTTTTTTTAGAGGATGCGCCCGGCGACTACGGCCTTATACTGGGGAGAATCGCCAACGCGGACCAGACCTATCTCAACGGCGAAAAAATCGGTGAAACCGGCCGGTTTTTCCCCAACACGTTTTCCATGTGGAACTATCCCAGAAACTACCTGCTGCCGGACCGGCATCTGCGGCGGGGCGGCCAAAACGTGATTGCCGTGCGGGTCTCCTACGATGTCATCGGCGAAGTGATGGGGAACCTGATGATTGTCGATGCCGGCTATTTAAGACGGTACACACCCTTTGCCCGGTTTATTCATGTCACCATCGGATACGCGGCCATCAGCATCGGGCTTGTGCTGGTGCTGGCCTTTCTCTTTTCCCGGTTCCGGTACCTGACCTTTGATGAAAACTATCTTTATTTTTTGCAGTTTTTTGCCGGCCTGCCCATTGTGCTTGACCTCTGTCTCACCTGGGAGGTTTATCCGGACCACACCACCCGGCTCAAGGTGCTGGGCCTTTCCTGGGTGGCCATCAACGTGTTTCATCCCGCGTTTCTTCACCGGTTTTACCGGCTGAAAAGAAAATGGCCGGAACGCATCCTCTGGAC includes these proteins:
- a CDS encoding lipase family alpha/beta hydrolase, translating into MVKRFFAFVLVSCLIAALPGAVFARADKTTYPVVFAHGMLGFDELVGIDYFGNDYGVFVGDPCDGFLETSCNSEIDKNQQAFAASVNPFQSSELRGLELADAIESYMATVNADCVNIVGHSQGGMDARKAAKLLYDRKGRQVVKVMVSISSPHRGSPVGKGVLDQGPDGMNAFLGVLVDYLVGPVLVGDLSDFEASMKAFVYDDYDPNDGVVTGAKAFNNAYGINDTHVRHYASIITATQGNLNPILGALGLVAPLDIDGDGWCADYTDCNNDGAAGCGDGDFEDGDDDGLVGINSQQMGYRLKHKKSWLWGTYFDEDSTTGYVGDIDRPSQVQATSYSSVIDQDHLDVLGLGVIPYLIPDDFDEEGFYADLIDYIADNEGTSSSGWWWFW